One genomic region from Candidatus Methylacidiphilales bacterium encodes:
- a CDS encoding glycosyltransferase, translated as MQHFPVSIIIPAYNCAEALPGHIEAITPLIRQCEETLFVASKSPDGTHELAARLAEHHSASILITPRGVFSSWNTGVGATSAKYCYFSTVGDTIAPEGLKHLVALAESRAADLVISPPITTNNNYSHIKLWPIIKHHRIFERYEGRRIPSAKLISWVYRHAPDCIIGSSASALYRRDFLAARPFPTTFHNYGDTAWTFKVCSDAAVVYSRKPVAHFVAHPATRHAPDFSDMIRLQSLCLLSVRGKLRHPAKQYLRSKKRTLSRTGRRMQKKWLESKETLNARRGRHPRAFWWLNLETWVMRGRRGTYSILLWIILGLQITLIKQLTGAGRLYGGRSKYLGQNQLD; from the coding sequence GTGCAGCACTTTCCCGTCAGCATAATCATTCCCGCCTACAATTGTGCCGAGGCCCTTCCCGGACACATTGAGGCCATCACCCCGTTGATCCGGCAATGTGAAGAAACCCTGTTTGTTGCCAGCAAAAGCCCCGATGGCACACATGAGCTTGCGGCCCGTTTGGCGGAACATCACAGCGCGTCAATCCTCATCACCCCCCGGGGTGTTTTCAGCTCCTGGAATACAGGGGTCGGGGCCACATCGGCAAAGTACTGCTATTTCAGTACGGTAGGCGATACGATTGCACCGGAAGGGTTGAAGCATCTGGTCGCTCTTGCGGAGTCACGCGCCGCCGATCTTGTCATCAGCCCCCCTATCACAACTAACAATAACTACAGCCACATCAAGTTGTGGCCCATTATTAAACATCACCGGATCTTCGAAAGATACGAAGGCCGCCGCATTCCCAGCGCAAAGTTGATCAGTTGGGTGTACCGTCATGCTCCGGACTGCATCATCGGATCTTCCGCCTCCGCCTTGTACCGGCGCGATTTTCTGGCCGCCCGCCCTTTCCCCACCACATTTCATAATTACGGTGATACCGCGTGGACTTTCAAAGTTTGCTCCGACGCGGCCGTGGTTTATTCAAGGAAGCCTGTGGCTCACTTCGTGGCCCATCCAGCCACACGCCATGCTCCTGATTTCAGCGATATGATCCGGCTGCAGTCGCTTTGCCTGCTGTCCGTACGTGGAAAACTTCGCCACCCCGCAAAACAATATTTGCGATCGAAAAAAAGGACCCTCTCACGGACCGGACGGCGCATGCAAAAAAAATGGTTGGAAAGCAAGGAGACGCTCAATGCCCGGAGAGGCCGCCACCCCAGGGCCTTTTGGTGGTTGAATCTGGAAACCTGGGTGATGCGCGGCAGGCGTGGCACTTATTCCATTTTGCTTTGGATTATACTGGGCCTGCAAATTACCCTGATCAAGCAATTGACGGGCGCCGGTCGTTTATACGGAGGGAGATCCAAATATCTTGGCCAGAACCAGCTTGATTAG
- a CDS encoding glycosyltransferase family A protein, with product MNPSAPQICIVAASLSASPNDEGAGGHALQLARLCLEHFGSLTVLYTGPRWDRQPGLEKSLTDAGARFVFLEDVPREPHENDQWGIIDQSSAVCDFLKTENHSHIVFQDQRGPGFRAIQARRIAGEFENSVLILCILAPSEYSLEKQEAWSRWPVVDALAGWCERYACEHADFVAFAGTEVRDWVTGREWVVAPKAALMPVPSDSLEASRQKWIDLFSERPPAARLEKIRAEIAANPPLVSVIIPYFNYGKYLPTALASIAASTYPNFEVFVVDDASTDEFSRRIFREMRELYDGPKYAFISRRENGGVAAVRNHAAALARGEYLVFFDSDNIADPGMLQSFVEGIIHGGVDCCTCYYKTFSNTTISDPETALAWVSTPIGAALEIGWMENVCGDANSIVRRDVFESIKGFRSECEPVEDFDFFLRVCFAGRKVDVVPRFLFWYRDNHGGLRHNANRYKRYHTILSTYTSGLPAFHQRIFKQIAYPLARLAGYPPQRWRWHDLPSDRTGPKDISPARFAYSLLKQIEQYVRKRYFKRAKNQSD from the coding sequence ATGAACCCGTCGGCCCCTCAAATTTGCATTGTCGCCGCATCCTTGTCCGCTTCGCCCAATGACGAAGGGGCAGGCGGGCACGCATTGCAACTGGCCCGGCTTTGTCTGGAGCATTTTGGTTCTCTCACGGTTCTTTACACAGGGCCGCGCTGGGACCGGCAGCCTGGCCTTGAAAAATCACTCACAGACGCAGGAGCCCGGTTTGTTTTTCTGGAAGATGTACCGCGGGAACCCCATGAAAATGACCAATGGGGGATCATCGATCAGTCGTCGGCTGTTTGCGATTTTCTAAAAACAGAAAACCACTCCCACATCGTTTTTCAAGACCAGCGCGGACCGGGCTTCAGAGCCATCCAGGCCAGGAGGATTGCCGGAGAATTTGAAAATTCGGTTTTGATCCTCTGCATATTGGCTCCATCGGAATATTCCCTGGAAAAACAGGAGGCATGGAGCCGGTGGCCCGTTGTCGATGCCCTGGCCGGTTGGTGTGAACGTTATGCATGCGAACACGCGGATTTTGTGGCGTTCGCCGGCACGGAAGTCAGGGATTGGGTGACGGGGCGGGAATGGGTTGTGGCCCCAAAAGCCGCCTTAATGCCCGTGCCAAGTGATTCGCTGGAGGCAAGCAGGCAAAAATGGATCGATCTCTTCTCGGAAAGGCCCCCGGCCGCGCGTTTGGAAAAAATCCGCGCGGAAATTGCAGCCAATCCCCCCCTGGTTTCGGTTATCATCCCGTATTTCAATTACGGAAAATATCTGCCGACAGCCCTGGCTTCCATTGCCGCCTCCACCTACCCGAACTTTGAAGTTTTCGTGGTTGATGATGCCAGTACGGATGAGTTCTCGCGCAGGATTTTCCGGGAAATGCGCGAGCTCTATGACGGCCCGAAATATGCCTTTATTTCCCGGAGGGAAAATGGGGGAGTGGCAGCGGTTCGAAACCACGCCGCCGCCCTGGCCCGGGGGGAATACCTGGTGTTTTTTGATTCGGACAACATTGCCGACCCTGGCATGTTGCAGTCCTTTGTTGAAGGGATCATCCATGGCGGGGTGGATTGCTGTACATGTTATTACAAAACTTTTTCAAACACCACGATATCCGATCCCGAAACAGCGCTGGCTTGGGTAAGCACACCCATAGGAGCGGCCCTTGAAATCGGATGGATGGAAAACGTCTGCGGTGATGCCAACAGCATTGTCAGGCGTGATGTTTTTGAAAGTATTAAGGGCTTCCGCAGCGAGTGCGAGCCCGTGGAGGATTTTGATTTTTTTCTGCGTGTTTGTTTTGCCGGGCGCAAGGTGGACGTGGTCCCCCGGTTTTTGTTCTGGTACCGTGACAACCACGGCGGCCTGCGCCACAACGCCAATCGTTACAAAAGATACCACACTATTTTATCCACCTACACATCCGGCCTGCCCGCTTTCCACCAGAGAATTTTCAAACAGATTGCCTATCCCCTGGCCCGCCTTGCGGGATATCCCCCGCAGCGCTGGCGCTGGCATGACCTGCCATCAGACCGAACTGGTCCGAAAGACATTTCTCCCGCCCGTTTTGCCTATTCCCTTTTGAAACAAATTGAGCAATACGTGAGAAAGCGCTATTTCAAGCGCGCTAAAAATCAATCCGATTGA
- a CDS encoding glycosyltransferase family 2 protein produces MKISIVTPCYQASAFLVETIESVLSQDYGDFEYWIVDGGSTDGTLDIINRYQKDLRVHLINGPDAGQSSAINKGLQRCTGEIFNWVNADDSLQPGALNRVAEEFRKGVADIVAGRMMEFVEPDLEHPVYLKLPVRTCPEQTICRGVFCQPSTFWRMTVVRDLGGVEEQLQCMMDWHLWVKYLALYGQDKVSLIPEVLASFRKHGAAKSAILGERFHQEGLAIYRKLFEDLGIAGRIPLIEEELGGVVAPVRLATFRFSRDFSKDAFLAFYCDRVTGRLYNRRQLVKSLQWWWRGFQLKRLTSFWRFRMLIKLVLAKIFGSPSV; encoded by the coding sequence ATGAAAATAAGCATTGTCACACCGTGTTACCAGGCTTCGGCGTTTTTGGTTGAAACGATTGAAAGCGTACTGAGCCAGGATTACGGCGATTTTGAGTATTGGATCGTAGATGGGGGAAGCACGGACGGCACGCTGGATATCATCAACCGTTATCAAAAAGACCTCCGGGTTCATCTGATCAACGGTCCCGATGCGGGGCAAAGCAGCGCAATCAACAAGGGATTGCAGCGCTGCACGGGTGAAATATTCAACTGGGTCAATGCGGATGATTCCCTGCAGCCGGGGGCATTGAACCGTGTTGCCGAAGAATTCAGAAAGGGCGTCGCCGACATTGTGGCCGGCCGCATGATGGAATTTGTGGAGCCGGATCTGGAACATCCCGTATATTTGAAGCTGCCGGTGCGTACCTGTCCGGAACAGACCATCTGCCGTGGTGTTTTTTGTCAGCCCTCGACATTCTGGCGCATGACGGTTGTACGCGACTTGGGCGGGGTGGAGGAACAGTTGCAGTGCATGATGGACTGGCATCTTTGGGTCAAATATCTGGCCCTGTATGGACAGGACAAGGTATCGTTGATTCCGGAGGTGCTGGCCAGTTTTCGGAAGCATGGGGCGGCAAAATCCGCGATTTTGGGAGAGCGCTTCCACCAGGAGGGTTTGGCCATCTACCGCAAGCTGTTTGAAGACCTCGGGATCGCGGGCCGGATTCCGCTCATTGAGGAGGAATTGGGGGGGGTGGTGGCGCCGGTGCGCCTGGCCACGTTCAGGTTTTCCAGGGATTTTTCCAAGGATGCGTTTCTGGCATTTTACTGTGATCGCGTGACCGGACGGCTGTACAACAGGAGACAATTGGTCAAATCACTGCAATGGTGGTGGCGCGGGTTCCAGCTCAAGAGACTGACATCTTTTTGGCGCTTTAGAATGCTAATCAAGCTGGTTCTGGCCAAGATATTTGGATCTCCCTCCGTATAA